A single region of the Streptomyces sp. NBC_00236 genome encodes:
- a CDS encoding CDGSH iron-sulfur domain-containing protein, translating to MRDTSDARRVRLEPGGPLLVEGPVTVAGHDGVAVTSDRFMVAVCTCRRSRRYPWCDTSHRSRSAPPARTGTDTATDPESGATA from the coding sequence GTGCGCGATACATCTGACGCCCGCCGTGTCCGCCTCGAACCCGGCGGACCGCTCCTGGTGGAGGGACCCGTCACCGTCGCCGGACATGACGGCGTGGCTGTCACCTCCGATCGCTTCATGGTGGCGGTGTGCACCTGCCGCCGCAGTCGCCGCTATCCCTGGTGCGACACCAGCCACCGCAGCCGCTCAGCCCCGCCTGCCAGGACCGGGACCGACACGGCCACCGACCCGGAATCAGGTGCGACAGCATGA
- a CDS encoding HemK2/MTQ2 family protein methyltransferase, translated as MAVSPLGMPRRIVTVPGVYAPQHDTHLLMRALARENISPGTRVLELGTGSGALAVHAARLGARVTAVDISHRAVLCARVNAALHRSRVTVRYRDLSALDAEQYDMVLSNPPYVPSPTARPPLRGRARAWDGGPDGRAVVDRVCATAATVLRPGGTLLMVHSKMCGDQTTIDVLARARLDAEVIDRELIPLGPVLRSRLPWLRDQGLLDDSGQDKEELVVIRARYI; from the coding sequence ATGGCCGTATCACCTCTGGGCATGCCACGGCGCATCGTGACGGTGCCGGGCGTCTACGCTCCGCAACACGACACGCACCTCCTCATGCGGGCTCTCGCCCGGGAGAACATCAGCCCCGGGACACGTGTCCTGGAACTGGGGACCGGCAGCGGGGCCCTGGCCGTGCACGCCGCCCGGTTGGGCGCACGCGTCACCGCCGTCGACATCTCGCACAGGGCGGTGCTGTGCGCCAGGGTGAACGCCGCCCTCCACCGCAGCCGGGTCACCGTCCGGTATCGCGACCTGTCCGCTCTCGACGCGGAACAGTACGACATGGTCCTCAGTAACCCTCCGTACGTTCCCTCGCCGACCGCAAGACCCCCGCTGCGGGGCAGAGCCCGTGCGTGGGACGGCGGTCCGGACGGCCGCGCCGTCGTCGACCGGGTCTGTGCGACCGCCGCGACCGTTCTGCGACCCGGCGGAACGCTGCTCATGGTCCATTCGAAAATGTGCGGCGACCAGACCACGATCGACGTCCTCGCACGGGCGCGCCTCGACGCGGAGGTCATCGACCGCGAGCTCATCCCCCTGGGACCCGTCCTGCGCTCCCGCCTCCCGTGGCTCCGCGATCAGGGACTGTTGGACGACTCAGGACAGGACAAAGAGGAACTGGTGGTCATCCGTGCGCGATACATCTGA
- a CDS encoding SRPBCC family protein translates to MAVRHRLIESPVEDVWAVLADGTRYGDWVVGTSKSRPEEGEWPQVGSCITYVIRLGPWSVAGSTVVRRCEPPRVLELEVDSGWAGTARIALEVRPWGENTLVTIDEHPLRGPAGKLHNAAADALIQLRHRSMLARLADTVEKAPHGRHGSG, encoded by the coding sequence ATGGCCGTACGACATCGATTGATCGAAAGTCCCGTGGAGGATGTCTGGGCCGTTCTGGCCGACGGTACGCGGTACGGCGACTGGGTGGTCGGTACGTCGAAGTCGCGTCCTGAGGAAGGGGAGTGGCCGCAGGTCGGCTCCTGCATCACCTATGTGATCCGGCTCGGTCCGTGGTCAGTGGCGGGAAGCACCGTCGTACGACGGTGCGAGCCTCCCCGTGTGCTGGAACTGGAGGTCGACAGCGGGTGGGCCGGTACGGCCCGGATCGCTCTGGAAGTCCGGCCCTGGGGTGAGAACACACTGGTGACCATCGATGAACACCCGCTGCGCGGACCGGCCGGAAAGCTTCACAACGCAGCCGCGGACGCGCTGATCCAACTGCGCCATCGCAGCATGCTCGCCCGGCTGGCGGACACGGTCGAGAAGGCCCCGCACGGCAGGCACGGCTCCGGCTGA
- a CDS encoding cellulose binding domain-containing protein, translated as MPLAHLPGRLGRPHRRAGRTADRRPAAALVCVLATVAALAAAPPAPAATGRATADPAAAASAVEVSVNAGVGLGTIDKAAFGVNHALWDSHMNDPDVTGLLGDAGVGMMRYPGGSYGDIYHWKDHTAPGGYVAPGTTFDEFMGSVRASGSQSMIIANYGTGTPQEAADWVRYANVTRGYGAKYWEIGNEIYGNGHYGNGWEADDHPDKSPREYARNVLAYAGAMKAVDPTIKIGAVLTTPGDWPDGITGPGDSADWNHTVLSEVAGTIDFTIVHSYPGGATADEALDRTARLPGQLREVRRQIDRYAGERSSEIGIALTEVNSNVQMNSRPNGLFAADTYMTALENGVFNVDWWNVHNGPTKVETVDGDTDFNDFGLLSSGGCVGDVCQPAVNTPFHPYYGIKSLTKLGRPGDTMVASSTDSDQVSAHAVHRADGTLSVMLINKDPLNSRTADISYAGYTPTAQAPVVHRYGRGDTDITRVAATAGEDQVLPPYSITTITVAPHATAASVGAPGAPRTTAVDSSTATVSWTAPANGKAVRYEVYEQLGTNAQLLTTSTSTSATLHNLPPGSEHTVNVLARDADGRLSRPSEPLTFATTAPRASSCLVNYRVDRGWGNGFVATVTVSNVGDAPVNGWTLDFTWPSTGQSVQSSWNANVSGSGTRVHVTDNGTNAELAPRGGSTATFGFVGANDGANPTPTAFTLNGTVCRTS; from the coding sequence ATGCCGCTCGCACACCTCCCCGGCCGGTTGGGCCGGCCGCACCGCAGGGCCGGACGAACCGCGGACAGACGCCCCGCCGCAGCACTCGTCTGCGTTCTGGCCACGGTCGCCGCCCTCGCCGCCGCTCCCCCGGCACCCGCCGCGACCGGCCGGGCCACCGCGGACCCGGCCGCAGCGGCGTCGGCCGTCGAGGTCTCCGTCAACGCGGGGGTGGGGCTCGGCACGATCGACAAGGCGGCGTTCGGGGTCAACCACGCGCTCTGGGACTCGCACATGAACGACCCCGACGTGACCGGCCTGCTGGGCGATGCGGGTGTCGGCATGATGCGCTACCCGGGCGGCTCCTACGGCGACATCTACCACTGGAAGGACCACACCGCCCCCGGGGGCTACGTGGCTCCCGGCACCACCTTCGACGAGTTCATGGGCAGCGTCCGCGCCTCCGGCTCCCAGTCGATGATCATCGCCAACTACGGCACCGGCACCCCGCAGGAGGCCGCCGACTGGGTCCGGTACGCCAACGTCACCCGCGGCTACGGGGCGAAGTACTGGGAGATCGGCAACGAGATCTACGGCAACGGCCACTACGGCAACGGCTGGGAGGCCGACGACCACCCGGACAAGAGCCCGCGCGAGTACGCCCGCAACGTCCTCGCCTACGCCGGTGCGATGAAGGCGGTCGACCCGACGATCAAGATCGGCGCCGTGCTGACGACGCCGGGCGACTGGCCGGACGGCATCACCGGCCCAGGAGACTCCGCCGACTGGAACCACACCGTGCTGTCCGAGGTCGCCGGGACGATCGACTTCACCATCGTGCACTCCTACCCGGGCGGCGCCACCGCCGACGAGGCCCTGGACCGGACCGCCCGGCTGCCCGGACAGCTCCGCGAGGTCCGCAGGCAGATCGACCGGTACGCCGGGGAACGCTCGTCGGAGATCGGCATCGCGCTCACCGAGGTCAACTCCAACGTCCAGATGAACAGCCGCCCCAACGGCCTGTTCGCCGCGGACACCTACATGACGGCGCTGGAGAACGGCGTCTTCAACGTCGACTGGTGGAACGTCCACAACGGGCCCACCAAGGTGGAGACGGTGGACGGCGACACCGACTTCAACGACTTCGGCCTGCTCTCCAGCGGCGGCTGCGTCGGCGACGTCTGCCAGCCGGCCGTGAACACACCGTTCCACCCGTACTACGGCATCAAGTCGCTGACCAAGCTGGGCCGCCCCGGTGACACGATGGTCGCTTCCTCCACCGACAGCGACCAGGTCTCCGCGCATGCCGTGCACCGGGCCGACGGCACGCTGAGCGTGATGCTGATCAACAAGGACCCGCTGAACTCCCGCACCGCGGACATCAGTTACGCCGGATACACGCCCACCGCCCAGGCGCCGGTCGTGCACCGTTACGGCCGCGGCGACACCGATATCACCCGGGTGGCCGCCACCGCCGGAGAAGACCAGGTGCTGCCGCCGTACTCGATCACCACGATCACCGTCGCCCCGCACGCCACCGCGGCCTCGGTCGGAGCGCCCGGCGCACCGAGGACCACCGCCGTGGACAGCTCGACCGCCACGGTGAGCTGGACGGCCCCCGCGAACGGCAAGGCGGTGCGCTACGAGGTGTACGAACAGCTGGGCACCAACGCCCAGTTGCTCACCACCTCGACCTCCACCTCGGCGACGCTGCACAACCTGCCGCCGGGCTCCGAGCACACGGTCAACGTCCTCGCCCGGGACGCCGACGGCCGCCTCTCGCGCCCCTCCGAGCCGCTGACCTTCGCCACCACGGCTCCGCGCGCCAGCAGCTGCCTGGTCAACTACCGGGTGGACAGGGGCTGGGGCAACGGATTCGTCGCCACCGTCACGGTCTCCAACGTCGGTGACGCCCCGGTCAACGGCTGGACCCTGGACTTCACCTGGCCGTCCACCGGCCAGTCCGTGCAGAGCTCCTGGAACGCAAACGTCTCCGGCTCGGGCACGCGCGTCCATGTGACCGACAACGGCACCAACGCCGAGCTGGCCCCGCGCGGCGGCTCCACCGCCACCTTCGGCTTCGTCGGAGCCAACGACGGCGCCAACCCCACCCCGACGGCGTTCACCCTCAACGGCACGGTCTGCCGCACCTCCTGA
- a CDS encoding DUF6204 family protein → MGTQHTYRVIVRGTWEGLTDEARERLLAEVEQHGLAAMQFSEEGSLTYDRVLKHFSFRYVVVSDAEDGEEMAAAIAEDRAETALRKAGYGHGELRSTATDMDTMKINYKGRRGPEAG, encoded by the coding sequence ATGGGCACGCAGCACACGTACCGGGTGATCGTGCGCGGCACGTGGGAAGGGCTCACGGACGAGGCCCGCGAACGCCTGCTGGCCGAGGTGGAGCAGCACGGCCTGGCCGCGATGCAGTTCAGCGAGGAGGGGTCGCTGACCTATGACCGCGTGCTCAAGCACTTCAGCTTCCGCTACGTGGTGGTGTCGGACGCCGAGGACGGCGAGGAGATGGCCGCCGCGATCGCCGAGGACCGGGCGGAGACAGCGCTGCGGAAGGCCGGTTACGGGCACGGTGAACTGCGGTCCACCGCGACGGACATGGACACCATGAAGATCAACTACAAGGGGCGGCGGGGGCCGGAGGCGGGGTGA
- a CDS encoding arginase family protein has product MRNIVVLDAPSNLGLRPPAPGTVPGCYKLAGALREQRIVQRLGASEGGVVVPPRYDRGAWQEGDGVFNAAAIARYTRTLADRVEHHVRAGDFPLVLGGDCSIQLGASLALRRIGRYGLVSVDGSADFRHAGNGGGIGAAAGEELAIATGRGQDDLADLEGLRPYLRDEDARVLGIRDYDEGRTELADLKIPVATVGEIREQGAAALAGGIVRSLEGPELDGYWVHLDADVLDPSVMPAVDSPDDGGLLPGELGPLLRTLVASPRCVGLNVTVYDPDLDPDGTAGALLADLVVAAFAEV; this is encoded by the coding sequence ATGCGGAATATTGTGGTGCTCGACGCCCCCTCCAACCTGGGCCTTCGCCCACCCGCCCCCGGCACCGTGCCCGGCTGCTACAAGCTTGCCGGTGCCCTGCGCGAGCAGCGGATCGTGCAGCGGCTCGGTGCGTCCGAGGGCGGGGTCGTCGTACCGCCCCGCTACGACCGCGGGGCGTGGCAGGAGGGGGACGGGGTCTTCAACGCCGCCGCGATCGCGCGGTACACCCGCACCCTCGCCGATCGCGTCGAGCACCACGTGCGCGCCGGTGACTTCCCCCTCGTGCTGGGCGGCGACTGTTCCATCCAGCTCGGTGCCTCGCTCGCCCTGCGCCGGATCGGCCGCTACGGACTGGTGTCGGTCGACGGGTCCGCCGACTTCCGCCATGCGGGCAACGGCGGCGGGATCGGGGCCGCTGCCGGTGAGGAGCTGGCCATCGCCACCGGTCGGGGGCAGGACGATCTCGCCGACCTGGAGGGGCTGCGGCCCTACCTCAGGGACGAGGACGCGCGGGTTCTCGGCATCCGCGACTACGACGAGGGCCGCACCGAGCTCGCCGACCTGAAGATCCCGGTGGCGACCGTCGGGGAGATCCGCGAGCAGGGTGCCGCCGCACTGGCGGGCGGCATCGTGCGGAGCCTGGAGGGCCCGGAGCTCGACGGGTACTGGGTCCACCTGGACGCCGACGTGCTCGACCCCTCGGTCATGCCCGCAGTCGACAGCCCGGACGACGGCGGACTGCTTCCCGGCGAACTCGGCCCCCTGCTGCGGACGCTGGTCGCCTCGCCCCGCTGCGTCGGCCTCAACGTCACGGTCTACGACCCCGATCTCGACCCCGACGGCACGGCCGGCGCGCTGCTCGCCGACCTGGTGGTCGCGGCTTTTGCCGAAGTCTGA
- a CDS encoding DUF5107 domain-containing protein, which translates to MATTVRRTVLTLPAAATGPENPLPALRPLDEMHVVDDRDRAALPRDMARQIGHEPLATVLPVRILDGYGRERTPMDLDAIVIENDRLRATVLPGLGGRIHSLVHKADGRDLVYANPVLQPADFALNGAWFSGGIEWNIGATGHTTLSCAPVHAALVPAPDGGEMVRLWEWERLRDLPFQVDLWLPEDSDFLHVGVRIRNPHEHPAPVYWWSNIAVPEGEHTRVLAPADEAWHFGYERTLTRVPMPETGGVDRTYPLRGDFPADYFYEVPDGARRWIASLDEHGRGLVQTSTDLLRGRKLFLWGSGPGGRRWQEWLTEPGTIGYAEIQAGLARTQLEHVPLEPGGEFSWLESYGPLAADPGAVHGSDWAVARAEAEQRLAEALPRADVDAAYEAWRRCADTEPGEILATGSGWGALEVRRAGYKLPGTPFPPSTLGEQQEPWLQLLEQGAFPEPSRVAPPGPSLVSPHWRDMLETASAEPLTEYHLGVAQWHADDRAQAVRSWERGLALAPSRWPLLRCLAVAAQESGQRDRAADHYAEAFDDLCAERRDEGEAWTAAMAALGREAIEALLAAGRTAGARAVWAGLLPDIRLRGRFRLLEARLLLAEGDRAAARALFDEGFEVADLREGAEILDEVWAELTAHTGEPLPDAYNYRMRPRG; encoded by the coding sequence GTGGCCACCACCGTACGACGCACCGTACTGACCCTGCCCGCAGCGGCGACGGGGCCGGAGAATCCGCTGCCCGCGCTGCGGCCCCTGGACGAGATGCACGTCGTCGACGACCGGGACCGGGCGGCACTGCCCCGCGACATGGCACGCCAGATCGGCCACGAACCCCTCGCCACCGTCCTTCCCGTCCGGATCCTCGACGGCTACGGACGCGAACGCACCCCCATGGACCTCGACGCGATCGTCATCGAGAACGACCGGTTGCGGGCCACCGTGCTCCCCGGGCTCGGCGGGCGGATCCACTCCCTCGTCCACAAGGCGGACGGCCGCGACCTCGTCTACGCCAACCCCGTGCTGCAGCCCGCCGACTTCGCGCTCAACGGCGCCTGGTTCTCCGGCGGCATCGAGTGGAACATCGGCGCGACGGGTCACACCACCCTGTCCTGCGCCCCGGTGCACGCCGCCCTGGTCCCGGCGCCGGACGGCGGTGAGATGGTCCGGCTCTGGGAGTGGGAGCGGCTGCGCGACCTGCCGTTCCAGGTCGATCTGTGGCTGCCGGAGGACTCCGACTTCCTCCACGTCGGCGTGCGGATACGCAACCCGCACGAACACCCCGCACCCGTCTACTGGTGGTCCAACATCGCTGTCCCGGAGGGCGAACACACCAGGGTGCTGGCGCCCGCCGACGAGGCCTGGCACTTCGGGTACGAGCGGACGCTGACCCGGGTCCCGATGCCCGAGACCGGGGGCGTCGACCGGACGTATCCGCTGCGCGGCGACTTCCCGGCGGACTACTTCTACGAGGTGCCCGACGGCGCCCGCCGCTGGATCGCCTCCCTGGACGAGCACGGCCGCGGCCTCGTCCAGACCTCCACCGACCTGCTGCGCGGCCGCAAGCTCTTCCTCTGGGGCAGCGGGCCCGGTGGCCGCCGCTGGCAGGAGTGGCTCACCGAGCCCGGCACCATCGGCTACGCGGAGATCCAGGCAGGGCTGGCCCGCACCCAGCTGGAGCACGTGCCGCTGGAGCCCGGCGGGGAGTTCAGCTGGCTGGAGTCGTACGGGCCGCTCGCCGCCGACCCGGGCGCCGTGCACGGCAGCGACTGGGCCGTGGCCCGGGCCGAGGCCGAGCAGCGGCTCGCCGAGGCGCTGCCGCGCGCCGACGTGGACGCCGCGTACGAGGCGTGGCGGCGCTGCGCCGACACGGAGCCGGGCGAGATCCTCGCCACCGGTTCGGGCTGGGGCGCCCTCGAAGTACGCCGCGCCGGATACAAGCTGCCCGGCACCCCGTTCCCGCCGTCGACGCTCGGCGAACAGCAGGAACCCTGGCTCCAGCTCCTGGAACAGGGCGCCTTCCCCGAACCGAGCCGCGTCGCCCCGCCCGGGCCCAGCCTCGTCTCCCCGCACTGGCGCGACATGCTGGAGACGGCCTCCGCCGAACCGCTCACCGAATACCACCTCGGCGTCGCCCAGTGGCATGCCGACGACCGCGCCCAGGCGGTGCGCAGTTGGGAGCGCGGCCTCGCCCTCGCCCCGTCGCGCTGGCCGTTGCTGCGCTGTCTCGCCGTCGCCGCCCAGGAGAGCGGCCAGCGCGACAGGGCGGCCGACCATTACGCGGAGGCGTTCGACGACCTGTGCGCGGAGCGGCGCGACGAGGGCGAGGCCTGGACGGCGGCCATGGCGGCCCTCGGCCGGGAGGCGATCGAGGCGCTGCTGGCCGCGGGCCGCACCGCCGGTGCCCGCGCGGTCTGGGCCGGCCTGCTCCCGGACATCCGCCTCCGAGGCCGCTTCCGTCTCCTGGAGGCGCGCCTCCTGCTCGCCGAGGGCGACCGGGCGGCGGCCCGCGCCCTGTTCGACGAGGGCTTCGAAGTCGCCGATCTGCGGGAGGGCGCGGAGATCCTGGACGAGGTGTGGGCCGAACTCACCGCCCACACCGGAGAACCGCTGCCGGACGCGTACAACTACCGGATGCGGCCGCGGGGCTGA
- a CDS encoding VOC family protein, which yields MEILGTTLRICVDDLEASVAFYEGLTASPALRFERGGVSVAAIGCFLLMSGPESELEILRKVTATIAVKDVDEAHASLIRVGARVIAGPVPTPAGRNLIAVHPDGSVFEYVDRNRPAG from the coding sequence ATGGAAATCCTGGGAACCACGCTGCGTATCTGCGTCGACGACCTGGAGGCCTCGGTGGCCTTCTACGAGGGCCTCACGGCCAGTCCGGCGCTGCGCTTCGAGCGCGGCGGGGTGTCCGTCGCCGCCATCGGCTGCTTCCTGCTGATGAGCGGCCCCGAGTCCGAGCTGGAGATCCTGCGCAAGGTGACCGCGACGATCGCCGTGAAGGACGTCGACGAGGCCCACGCCTCCCTGATCCGGGTCGGCGCGCGCGTCATCGCGGGCCCGGTGCCCACCCCGGCCGGCCGCAACCTGATCGCGGTGCACCCGGACGGCTCGGTCTTCGAGTACGTCGACCGCAACCGGCCGGCCGGCTGA
- a CDS encoding class I SAM-dependent methyltransferase, whose amino-acid sequence MPKETAVYTHGHHESVLRSHRWRTAANSAAYLIGELRPGMSVLDVGCGPGTITADLAALVAPGRVTAVDTAREILAQAADTASERGLENVEFAVADVHALDFPDDTFDVVHAHQVLQHVGDPVQALREMRRVCRPGGIVAARDSDYAAMSWFPESPVMDGWLDLYRRVARANGGEPDAGRRLLSWAREAGFTDITPTAASWCFATPESRDWWSGLWADRTVGSVYAKLAVEGGHATAEELTAISEAWHTWGEQGDGWFMVPHGEILCRA is encoded by the coding sequence ATGCCGAAGGAGACCGCCGTCTACACCCACGGCCACCACGAGTCGGTGCTGCGCTCGCACCGCTGGCGCACCGCCGCCAACTCCGCGGCCTACCTCATCGGCGAACTCCGGCCCGGCATGAGCGTGCTGGACGTCGGGTGCGGGCCCGGCACCATCACCGCGGACCTGGCCGCTCTGGTCGCCCCGGGCCGCGTGACCGCGGTCGACACCGCCCGGGAGATCCTCGCCCAGGCGGCTGACACCGCATCCGAACGGGGCCTGGAGAACGTCGAGTTCGCCGTGGCCGATGTGCACGCCCTGGACTTCCCCGACGACACGTTCGACGTGGTCCACGCCCACCAGGTGCTCCAGCACGTCGGCGACCCGGTGCAGGCGCTGCGCGAGATGCGGCGGGTCTGCCGTCCCGGTGGCATCGTCGCGGCCCGCGACAGCGACTACGCGGCCATGAGCTGGTTCCCCGAGTCACCGGTGATGGACGGCTGGCTGGACCTGTACCGCCGGGTGGCACGGGCCAACGGCGGTGAGCCGGACGCGGGCCGCCGGCTGCTCTCCTGGGCGCGCGAGGCGGGCTTCACCGACATCACCCCGACGGCCGCCTCCTGGTGCTTCGCCACCCCGGAGAGCCGGGACTGGTGGAGCGGCCTGTGGGCGGACCGCACGGTCGGCTCGGTCTACGCGAAGCTGGCGGTCGAGGGCGGCCACGCCACCGCCGAGGAGCTCACCGCGATCTCCGAGGCCTGGCACACCTGGGGCGAGCAGGGCGACGGCTGGTTCATGGTCCCGCACGGCGAGATCCTCTGCCGGGCCTGA
- a CDS encoding bifunctional phosphatase PAP2/diacylglycerol kinase family protein, with translation MSSPSFPSPLPRPAGLRGALHRSDLAVFQNLAGRHWPAAGPVLPRLSRSANHGLLWFGAAAGIAAFGGSARARRAALRGIASLAVASAAINTVGKGAVRRERPILDAVPAIRRLKRQPVTTSFPSGHAASAAAFATGVALESKGWGAVVAPVALSVAASRVYTGVHYPSDVLAGAALGIGAAFALRGLVPTRGQLPAPGRPPADAPALPDGQDLVVVVNQESGTATATASLVRDALPHADVVECPPSELSAELEKAAGRGRALGVCGGDGTVNQAAAVAAVHGLPLAVFPGGTLNHFAYDLGIETVSDVCAALGSGSAVRVDLGRFRPGPEGPGGAHGYFLNAFSLGVYPELVRTRERWSPRIGGWPAGVVAAFEALRGQRPLEAELQGRRRPLWLLFVGNGLFQRVGPAPGRRHNLADGLLDVRVVHGGRTPGLRLLAAAVAGPLTRSPIHAAERRRRIRISGLKPGTPYAYDGEVAHSTGDLMIDKLPEALTVYCPRPV, from the coding sequence ATGTCTTCACCGAGCTTCCCTTCACCTCTGCCGCGGCCCGCCGGGCTGCGGGGCGCCCTTCACCGGAGTGACCTGGCCGTGTTCCAGAACCTGGCGGGACGGCACTGGCCTGCCGCCGGACCCGTGCTGCCGCGGCTCAGCCGCAGCGCGAATCACGGGCTGCTGTGGTTCGGCGCGGCGGCCGGCATCGCCGCGTTCGGCGGCAGCGCCCGTGCCCGGCGGGCCGCGCTGCGCGGAATCGCGTCGCTGGCGGTGGCCTCGGCCGCGATCAACACGGTCGGCAAGGGTGCGGTGCGCCGCGAACGGCCGATACTGGACGCCGTTCCGGCGATACGGCGGCTGAAGCGCCAGCCCGTCACCACGTCCTTCCCTTCGGGGCACGCCGCCTCGGCTGCCGCGTTCGCCACCGGGGTGGCGCTGGAGTCGAAGGGGTGGGGAGCGGTCGTCGCTCCCGTCGCGCTGTCGGTGGCCGCGTCCCGCGTCTACACCGGCGTGCACTACCCGAGCGATGTACTGGCCGGTGCCGCACTCGGGATAGGGGCGGCGTTCGCCCTGCGCGGCCTCGTGCCGACCCGGGGCCAGTTGCCCGCACCGGGCAGACCGCCCGCCGACGCGCCGGCACTGCCGGACGGCCAGGACCTGGTCGTCGTCGTCAACCAGGAGTCGGGGACGGCCACCGCCACGGCGTCACTGGTGCGGGACGCACTGCCGCACGCGGACGTGGTGGAGTGCCCGCCGTCGGAGCTCTCGGCCGAACTGGAGAAGGCGGCCGGCCGCGGCCGGGCCCTGGGGGTGTGCGGGGGCGACGGTACGGTCAACCAGGCGGCGGCCGTGGCCGCCGTGCACGGGCTGCCGCTCGCCGTGTTCCCCGGCGGGACGCTGAACCACTTCGCGTACGACCTGGGCATCGAGACCGTGTCCGACGTCTGCGCGGCCCTCGGTTCGGGAAGCGCGGTCCGGGTGGACCTGGGCAGGTTCCGGCCCGGACCGGAGGGGCCGGGGGGCGCCCACGGCTACTTCCTCAACGCCTTCAGCCTGGGCGTCTATCCGGAGCTGGTGCGGACCCGTGAGCGCTGGTCCCCGCGGATCGGCGGCTGGCCGGCCGGTGTCGTCGCGGCGTTCGAGGCGCTGCGCGGCCAGCGTCCGCTGGAGGCCGAACTGCAGGGCCGGAGACGGCCCCTGTGGCTGCTGTTCGTCGGCAACGGCCTGTTCCAGCGGGTCGGCCCGGCGCCCGGCCGGCGGCACAATCTCGCCGACGGGCTGCTGGACGTACGCGTCGTGCACGGCGGCCGGACCCCCGGGCTGAGGCTGCTGGCGGCTGCCGTCGCCGGCCCTCTGACCCGCTCCCCCATCCATGCGGCGGAGCGGCGCCGACGCATCCGCATCTCCGGGCTGAAGCCCGGAACCCCGTACGCGTACGACGGCGAAGTGGCGCACAGCACGGGCGACTTGATGATTGACAAGCTGCCGGAGGCACTGACGGTCTACTGCCCCAGACCGGTCTGA
- a CDS encoding IclR family transcriptional regulator, with amino-acid sequence MGRLVPAVTRALDVLELFLHGDGTLSAPEVTRKLQLPRTTVHELLTTLAARSYLVTIPEQPGRYRLGVRTYQLGSRYAEQLDLAAEGQQVARQVAETCGETVHVAILEGTDVIYIAKVDSTHAVRMVSAAGRKLPAHCTSVGKMLLAALPERELDARLEGLELTGMTPDSITDEEELRAALASVRERGIAVEHRESNPDVSCVAAPVRDRSGRVVAALSVSVPMIRWSEEREAELAALAAEGAEALSGRLGHHRREK; translated from the coding sequence ATGGGGCGACTCGTCCCCGCGGTGACCCGGGCGCTGGACGTACTCGAACTCTTCCTCCACGGCGACGGTACGCTCTCCGCGCCCGAGGTGACCCGCAAGCTCCAGCTCCCGCGCACCACCGTCCATGAACTGCTGACCACGCTCGCCGCCCGCTCGTACCTGGTCACCATCCCCGAACAGCCCGGCCGCTACCGGCTCGGCGTCCGCACCTACCAGCTCGGCAGCCGGTACGCCGAACAGCTCGACCTCGCCGCCGAGGGGCAGCAGGTGGCCCGGCAGGTCGCGGAGACCTGCGGCGAGACCGTCCACGTGGCGATCCTGGAGGGCACCGACGTCATCTACATCGCCAAGGTGGACTCCACCCACGCGGTCCGCATGGTGTCGGCCGCCGGCCGCAAGCTGCCCGCCCACTGCACGTCGGTCGGCAAGATGCTGCTCGCCGCCCTTCCCGAACGGGAGCTCGACGCCCGCCTCGAAGGGCTCGAACTCACCGGGATGACCCCCGACAGCATCACCGACGAAGAAGAGCTGCGGGCGGCGCTCGCCTCCGTACGGGAACGGGGCATCGCGGTCGAGCACCGCGAGTCCAACCCCGATGTGAGCTGCGTCGCCGCGCCCGTACGGGACCGGTCCGGCCGGGTCGTCGCCGCGCTCTCCGTCTCCGTTCCCATGATCCGCTGGAGCGAGGAGCGCGAGGCCGAACTGGCCGCGCTCGCCGCCGAGGGTGCGGAGGCGCTCTCCGGCCGGCTCGGGCACCACCGGAGGGAGAAGTGA